The following proteins are co-located in the Bombus pyrosoma isolate SC7728 linkage group LG12, ASM1482585v1, whole genome shotgun sequence genome:
- the LOC122573296 gene encoding uncharacterized protein LOC122573296 — MSEFIIFRYFQKFNVTKMQCLKQFSTTIRFLFLSQDTKLYIQCQLLIDSKDNTEVTAISNTMWTQRRLMIDQMNFHGNLTYHNFNFFVFFGNLTMAQKPRIFFTTSISTIGLSTVPA; from the exons ATGTCggagtttataatttttcgatattttcaaaagtttaATGTCACGAAAATGCAATGTTTAAAACAGTTTAGTACAACGATTCGTTTCTTGTTCCTTTCGCAAGACACGAAATTGTATATACAGTGTCA GTTACTGATCGATAGCAAGGATAATACGGAAGTAACAGCAATATCCAATACTATGTGGACGCAACGACGATTGATGATCGATCAGatgaattttcatggaaatttg ACATATCACAACTTCAACTTCTTTGTCTTCTTTGGGAATCTAACGATGGCTCAAAAGCCAAGAAT ATTTTTCACAACCTCCATTTCCACCATTGGACTTTCAACAGTTCCTGCTTGA